In Lactococcus paracarnosus, a genomic segment contains:
- a CDS encoding DUF1827 family protein has translation MKIINVTNNFPNLVNEQLRNTDALTVEVYSAGNTTTIFTRASTHYELIITNKHRAIRPDERESIQTFFLKKRIDQSIIDKNNISIIDEPRLLEISYPILKK, from the coding sequence ATGAAGATAATTAATGTGACTAACAATTTTCCAAACCTTGTAAACGAACAGTTACGAAACACTGATGCGTTAACAGTTGAAGTCTATTCAGCCGGTAATACAACCACCATTTTTACAAGAGCTTCTACACACTACGAACTGATTATTACAAACAAACATCGTGCCATTCGGCCAGATGAACGCGAAAGTATTCAAACATTTTTCCTGAAAAAACGCATTGACCAATCCATAATTGACAAAAATAACATCTCAATTATTGATGAGCCTAGGTTACTAGAAATCTCGTACCCTATCTTAAAAAAATAA
- the coaE gene encoding dephospho-CoA kinase (Dephospho-CoA kinase (CoaE) performs the final step in coenzyme A biosynthesis.): protein MKKIIGITGGIASGKSTVTSFLTSRGYEVIDADAVVRELQQIGGALYVAIRDTFGPTYFLSDGELDRITFGQVIFSNPKMRAQLSMLQDKLIRDALFEKCQASQSDLVFMDIPLLFEKNYTGFDEIWLVYVPKQIQLARLMKRNNLSQADALLRIDSQMPIDEKCTLATRIIDNCDTIDTLESQLTTIISEI from the coding sequence ATGAAAAAAATAATCGGTATAACAGGTGGCATTGCAAGCGGTAAGTCAACTGTAACCTCTTTTTTGACATCCAGAGGCTATGAGGTGATTGATGCAGATGCTGTTGTGAGAGAGTTACAGCAAATTGGTGGGGCGTTATACGTGGCAATACGTGACACATTTGGTCCTACTTATTTTTTATCGGATGGTGAGTTGGATCGTATCACCTTTGGTCAAGTAATTTTTTCCAATCCAAAAATGCGAGCGCAACTGTCAATGCTGCAAGATAAGTTGATTCGAGATGCGCTTTTCGAGAAATGTCAAGCAAGTCAGTCTGATCTTGTATTCATGGATATTCCTTTATTATTTGAAAAAAACTATACAGGGTTTGATGAAATTTGGCTGGTGTATGTACCTAAACAGATTCAATTAGCGCGGTTGATGAAACGCAATAACTTATCACAAGCGGATGCCCTGTTAAGGATAGATAGCCAAATGCCGATAGACGAAAAGTGTACTTTAGCGACACGTATCATCGATAATTGTGATACAATAGATACGTTAGAAAGTCAGTTAACAACGATAATAAGCGAGATTTAA
- a CDS encoding multidrug efflux MFS transporter encodes MEINWRRNLSIAWFGTFFTSASISLVMPFMALYVQKLGVKGNAVELFTGLSIGISALASGLVAPIWGRLADQYGRRVMMIRASIVMTFTMSALAFIPNVWWLLVMRLLNGIFAGYIPNSTALIASQIPRDKSGYALGILSTGMIGGSLIGPSIGGFFAQIVGMENVFLITGSILLLVTILTIFFVKEDFTPIEKADLLTTKQVFERVPNQQILYGLFITSFILQLTVQSVSPILTLYIRELNGHSSNLFMISGFIVSAVGLSEMLSSGTLGKIGDKIGSHRLIIIGLIYSLIVYVPMAFVKTPLQLGILRFLLGFGSGALVPSVNSLLSRITPPEGISRIFSFNQMFMNFGQVVGPLLGSAIAGYISYQAVFIATSCFVLFNLIWSLFNFRKFLGVRSIAN; translated from the coding sequence ATAGAAATAAACTGGCGACGTAATCTATCTATTGCATGGTTCGGTACATTCTTTACATCTGCAAGTATCTCTTTAGTGATGCCTTTTATGGCACTCTATGTCCAGAAATTAGGTGTGAAAGGGAATGCAGTCGAATTATTTACGGGTCTATCTATTGGAATTAGTGCCTTGGCTAGCGGACTAGTTGCCCCTATTTGGGGGCGTCTTGCAGACCAATATGGCCGACGTGTGATGATGATTCGTGCGTCTATCGTTATGACCTTTACGATGAGTGCCTTGGCCTTTATACCAAACGTCTGGTGGCTCTTGGTCATGCGCTTACTGAATGGCATATTTGCGGGTTATATTCCCAATTCGACTGCCTTAATTGCCAGTCAAATTCCCCGAGATAAGAGTGGGTATGCCTTGGGTATTTTATCAACAGGTATGATCGGTGGGTCTTTAATCGGTCCATCTATCGGCGGTTTTTTTGCACAGATCGTCGGGATGGAAAATGTCTTCTTGATCACAGGTAGTATTTTACTACTAGTCACCATACTCACGATATTTTTCGTAAAAGAAGACTTTACGCCGATTGAAAAAGCTGATTTGCTGACGACCAAGCAAGTATTTGAGCGTGTGCCAAATCAACAAATTCTCTATGGACTATTCATCACCAGTTTTATTCTACAACTAACCGTCCAATCAGTTTCGCCTATATTAACACTCTACATTAGGGAGTTAAATGGTCACTCCAGTAATCTGTTCATGATTTCTGGGTTTATCGTTTCAGCAGTCGGTTTATCTGAAATGTTATCATCAGGTACACTGGGGAAGATAGGTGACAAAATCGGCAGTCATCGCTTAATTATTATCGGGCTGATTTATAGCCTTATCGTCTATGTCCCGATGGCTTTTGTTAAGACACCGCTTCAACTTGGGATCTTACGATTTTTATTAGGCTTTGGTTCAGGTGCCTTAGTGCCATCTGTTAATTCATTATTATCCAGAATTACACCACCTGAGGGCATTTCACGCATTTTTAGTTTCAATCAAATGTTTATGAACTTCGGACAGGTGGTTGGTCCGCTTTTAGGAAGTGCGATCGCAGGCTATATTAGTTATCAAGCAGTATTTATAGCGACAAGTTGTTTTGTCCTTTTTAACTTGATTTGGTCATTGTTCAATTTTAGAAAATTTTTAGGGGTGAGATCGATTGCGAATTAA
- the rpmG gene encoding 50S ribosomal protein L33 gives MRIKINLKCTGCGQQNYISSKNKATHPEKVKVLKYCPKERKVIIHIES, from the coding sequence TTGCGAATTAAAATCAATCTAAAATGTACAGGTTGTGGGCAACAAAATTATATTTCGTCAAAAAATAAGGCCACACATCCGGAAAAGGTAAAAGTGTTAAAGTACTGTCCAAAAGAGCGTAAGGTGATCATACATATTGAGTCTTAG
- a CDS encoding FtsW/RodA/SpoVE family cell cycle protein has translation MKELNKRHFLNYSILIPYLILSVLGLIIVFSTTVPHQIELGLPPYQLFRNQTIFFVFSLVMIAMIYKMKVDKLRSRGWFGILIPIMLALLFIARFLAPPVNGAHGWIPIPGIGTIQPAEYLKLVSVWFLAATFAAKQDKIKVQDIDALFNRKQFFVNFISGWRLWMVLMVGAVVVMPDMGNALLILISAAIVLATSGISYRWTTGFLKIFGIFSLIALVILKITGGNIIPSIFGSITYVNKRFIAFANPFQDSSDSGHQMINGYYAMSNGGWFGRGLGNSIQKKGYLPEAHTDFVFAIVMEELGLIGGMIILGLLFFLIMRIFMVGIRAKDPFNSMMSIGVGGIFFAQVLVNIGGIAGLIPSTGVTFPFLSQGGNSILILSVGIGFVLNISADEKRRELAEITSKYDLSELSDISLSKS, from the coding sequence ATGAAAGAACTCAATAAAAGACATTTTTTAAACTACTCGATTTTAATCCCCTATCTGATTTTATCTGTACTGGGTCTCATTATCGTCTTCTCAACAACCGTACCACATCAAATTGAATTAGGCTTACCACCCTATCAGCTATTTAGAAACCAGACTATCTTCTTTGTCTTCTCCTTAGTGATGATCGCTATGATCTATAAAATGAAGGTGGATAAACTTAGGTCACGAGGCTGGTTTGGCATCTTAATTCCAATCATGCTTGCCCTGTTATTTATTGCAAGATTTTTGGCACCACCTGTTAATGGTGCGCATGGTTGGATTCCTATTCCGGGTATTGGGACTATTCAGCCAGCTGAGTATTTGAAACTTGTGTCTGTCTGGTTCTTAGCAGCAACTTTTGCAGCCAAGCAAGATAAAATTAAGGTTCAAGATATCGATGCCTTGTTTAATCGCAAACAATTTTTTGTTAACTTCATCAGTGGTTGGCGACTTTGGATGGTCTTAATGGTAGGTGCAGTTGTTGTGATGCCAGATATGGGGAATGCCCTTCTGATATTGATCAGTGCAGCGATTGTTTTGGCGACAAGCGGTATCTCTTATCGGTGGACAACAGGATTTTTGAAAATATTTGGTATTTTTTCATTGATTGCTTTAGTGATTTTGAAGATTACCGGTGGGAATATTATTCCTAGTATTTTCGGATCAATTACCTACGTGAATAAACGCTTTATTGCCTTTGCAAACCCTTTTCAGGATAGTAGTGATTCAGGACACCAAATGATTAATGGTTATTACGCCATGTCAAATGGTGGATGGTTTGGTCGAGGGTTAGGTAATTCCATTCAGAAAAAAGGCTACCTCCCCGAAGCCCACACCGACTTCGTATTTGCGATTGTGATGGAAGAACTAGGCTTGATTGGTGGAATGATTATTTTAGGACTACTTTTCTTTCTCATCATGCGCATTTTTATGGTGGGTATCCGTGCCAAAGATCCGTTTAATAGCATGATGTCGATCGGTGTAGGCGGGATATTTTTTGCCCAAGTACTGGTTAATATTGGCGGTATTGCGGGGCTGATTCCTTCTACAGGTGTCACTTTCCCATTTCTAAGTCAAGGTGGGAACTCAATATTAATCTTGTCAGTTGGTATTGGTTTTGTTCTAAATATTTCTGCTGATGAAAAACGGCGAGAGTTAGCAGAAATCACATCGAAATATGATTTGTCTGAGTTATCAGATATCTCGCT